The Sphingobacteriales bacterium genome window below encodes:
- the radC gene encoding DNA repair protein RadC: protein MKKTVKSGIKSWSEQDRPREKLSSKGPKALSDAELLAILINTGTKEKSALDLAKELLKSTDNDLNKLGSLSLAQIKKIKGIKEAKAITIAAALELGRRRKSGASNEKIKISTSRDAYEYLYPLMADLPQETFIIILLNRSLHILKHAEISRGSNTGTVVDVKEIFKIVSEERASSFIVAHNHPSGNRMPSENDISLTDKIGNAAKFFDTKLIDHIIFAGDTYFSFADEGKLKT from the coding sequence ATAAAAAAAACAGTAAAATCCGGAATCAAATCATGGTCTGAACAAGACCGTCCACGAGAAAAATTATCCTCAAAAGGCCCGAAAGCATTATCAGATGCCGAATTGCTTGCCATATTAATCAATACAGGCACAAAGGAAAAAAGTGCCCTTGATCTGGCCAAAGAGCTCCTGAAAAGTACTGACAATGACCTAAATAAACTTGGCTCATTAAGTCTTGCTCAAATTAAAAAGATAAAAGGGATTAAAGAAGCAAAAGCCATCACCATTGCTGCCGCTCTTGAACTTGGAAGAAGAAGAAAATCAGGCGCTTCCAATGAAAAAATCAAAATTTCCACCAGCCGCGATGCATACGAATACCTCTATCCTCTGATGGCTGATTTACCTCAGGAAACTTTTATAATTATTTTACTGAACAGATCCCTTCATATTTTAAAACACGCTGAAATCAGCAGGGGAAGCAATACCGGAACTGTTGTAGATGTGAAAGAGATTTTTAAAATAGTCAGTGAGGAAAGGGCTTCTTCTTTTATTGTTGCTCACAATCACCCTTCCGGAAACAGAATGCCAAGCGAAAATGACATTTCACTGACTGATAAAATTGGCAATGCTGCAAAATTTTTTGATACCAAACTAATTGACCATATCATTTTTGCAGGCGATACCTATTTCAGCTTTGCTGATGAAGGAAAGTTAAAAACATAG
- a CDS encoding 30S ribosomal protein S20: MAHHKSALKRIRQNEVRRLRNRYQYKTVRNAIRKFKTIKTKEEALAEYNTLASKIDKLAKTGVIHKNNASNKKSELHRYIAHLA, encoded by the coding sequence ATGGCACATCATAAATCAGCATTGAAGAGAATTCGTCAAAACGAAGTCAGGAGATTGAGAAACCGTTATCAGTATAAAACTGTCCGAAATGCTATACGTAAGTTCAAGACAATCAAGACAAAAGAAGAAGCATTAGCTGAATACAATACCTTAGCTTCAAAAATTGACAAGCTTGCCAAAACAGGTGTTATCCACAAGAACAATGCTTCAAATAAAAAATCAGAATTGCACAGGTATATTGCTCACCTTGCTTAA